The following proteins are encoded in a genomic region of Bradyrhizobium sp. SK17:
- a CDS encoding AraC family transcriptional regulator, whose product MLTMSALWNYRPYQRAACIEIGRLETIRPISQAAHFHSEVQVAAVSHGSRVYRTPLGEFCGSAGDIVIIPAGLPHASHGDVAAVVTHLYVPADHPAAHGVVVPQIIRGMRAQSPSEIIDAVGSARRGGDRGGRSAAALVLPQQVLDQELAVGALAKQLGYSTDGFIRAFRRRFGMTPAAYRVAQRLASARAELKQGSAVADVAYAAGFADQSHFGRLFRRAYGATPAAYRSAFVRT is encoded by the coding sequence ATGCTGACGATGAGCGCATTGTGGAACTATCGTCCGTATCAGCGCGCAGCCTGCATCGAAATCGGGCGGCTCGAAACCATCAGGCCGATCTCCCAGGCGGCGCATTTTCACTCCGAAGTCCAGGTCGCGGCCGTCAGTCACGGATCGCGTGTGTACCGGACGCCGCTTGGCGAATTTTGTGGCTCTGCCGGTGACATCGTGATCATCCCGGCTGGCCTGCCGCATGCCTCCCACGGCGACGTGGCGGCGGTCGTGACGCATCTCTACGTGCCAGCCGACCATCCGGCCGCGCATGGCGTGGTGGTCCCGCAGATCATCCGCGGCATGCGCGCGCAGTCGCCGAGTGAGATCATCGACGCCGTCGGATCGGCGCGCAGGGGCGGGGACCGCGGTGGGCGGAGCGCTGCGGCGCTCGTCTTGCCGCAGCAGGTCCTGGACCAGGAGCTCGCTGTCGGCGCGTTGGCCAAGCAACTCGGCTACTCGACCGACGGCTTCATCAGGGCATTCAGGCGGCGGTTCGGCATGACTCCCGCCGCCTATCGCGTCGCGCAGCGGCTGGCGAGTGCTCGCGCCGAACTCAAGCAGGGCAGCGCCGTCGCCGATGTCGCCTATGCGGCTGGTTTCGCAGATCAGAGCCATTTCGGCCGGCTGTTCCGCAGGGCCTATGGCGCCACGCCGGCCGCCTACCGGTCGGCCTTCGTGCGGACGTAG
- a CDS encoding TrmJ/YjtD family RNA methyltransferase — protein MSGTDKTKAGHDLAGPVVILVEPQLGENIGMAARAMGNFALTRMRIVNPRDGWPNVAAQRAAAGADHIIGSVELFDTVEQAIADLTLVFATTARAHDQAKPVVGPEGAAAEIVRHVASGGGAGILFGRERSGLTNEEVALANRIITYPVNPGFASLNLAQAVLLMGYEWFKLSTAGALPFAMPERSEPASQHQMQAFFDNLVAELDKVEFLRPAEKRDTMLVNLRNIFTRMDPTKQDMHTLHGVVMAIAEGRKGPAKGGVLDGAQATRLRALLAEQGQGGAVADNSSTVRGLARLLRRNPTDAERILWQALTRDRRFAGQFKRQTPVGRHIPDFVCFAHRIAIELVNPDESDAIVADRANRRAWLEARDYRVVDMQVADVERDLDGELARLEGSLRQGR, from the coding sequence ATGTCCGGCACCGACAAGACCAAGGCAGGGCACGACCTTGCCGGTCCCGTCGTCATTTTGGTCGAGCCGCAGCTTGGCGAGAACATTGGCATGGCCGCGCGCGCGATGGGCAATTTCGCGCTGACGCGGATGCGCATCGTCAATCCGCGCGACGGCTGGCCGAATGTCGCCGCGCAACGTGCGGCGGCCGGGGCCGACCACATCATCGGTTCCGTCGAACTGTTCGACACCGTCGAGCAGGCGATCGCCGACCTCACGCTGGTGTTCGCGACCACCGCCCGCGCTCATGACCAGGCCAAGCCGGTGGTCGGGCCAGAAGGCGCGGCAGCCGAGATCGTCCGCCATGTCGCATCGGGCGGCGGGGCTGGCATCCTATTCGGACGGGAGCGTTCCGGCCTGACCAATGAGGAGGTCGCGCTCGCCAACCGCATCATCACCTATCCGGTCAATCCGGGCTTCGCTTCGCTCAACTTGGCGCAGGCGGTGCTGTTGATGGGCTATGAATGGTTCAAGCTCTCGACCGCGGGCGCGTTGCCGTTCGCGATGCCGGAACGATCCGAGCCCGCCTCCCAGCACCAGATGCAGGCGTTCTTCGACAACCTGGTCGCCGAGCTCGACAAGGTCGAGTTCCTGCGCCCGGCCGAGAAGCGCGACACCATGCTGGTGAACCTGCGCAACATCTTCACCCGGATGGATCCGACCAAGCAGGACATGCACACGCTGCACGGGGTGGTGATGGCGATCGCCGAGGGGCGCAAGGGCCCGGCCAAGGGCGGGGTGCTCGACGGCGCCCAGGCCACCCGGCTGCGGGCGCTGCTTGCCGAGCAGGGCCAGGGCGGTGCCGTCGCCGACAATTCCAGCACGGTGCGCGGCCTCGCCCGGCTGCTCCGCCGCAACCCGACCGACGCGGAGCGGATCCTGTGGCAGGCGCTGACGCGGGATCGCCGCTTCGCCGGCCAGTTCAAGCGCCAGACCCCGGTCGGCCGCCACATCCCCGATTTCGTCTGTTTCGCGCACCGGATCGCGATCGAACTGGTCAATCCGGACGAGAGCGATGCCATCGTCGCCGACCGGGCCAATCGCCGCGCCTGGCTCGAGGCACGCGACTACCGCGTGGTCGACATGCAGGTCGCCGACGTCGAGCGCGACCTCGATGGCGAGTTGGCGCGGCTGGAGGGAAGTCTTCGGCAAGGGCGGTGA
- a CDS encoding DMT family transporter: MNILAPLLVLAAGCSVGFQQLLNANLGRSLQSAWWSAFVSYLGGTIALAAVLVILREPLFSSASAARAPLIAWTGGLFGAAFIATSVFMIPRLGVATVVTLVVVGQLLCSLAFDHFGVLGTPQHPATLLRLLGAACLIAGAALVRA; the protein is encoded by the coding sequence ATGAATATCCTTGCCCCGCTCCTGGTCCTTGCCGCCGGCTGTAGCGTCGGCTTCCAGCAGCTCTTGAACGCGAATCTCGGAAGGAGTTTGCAGTCGGCCTGGTGGTCCGCCTTTGTCAGCTATCTCGGCGGAACGATTGCGCTGGCGGCCGTGCTCGTGATCTTGCGTGAGCCATTGTTCAGCTCGGCATCCGCGGCCCGCGCGCCCTTGATCGCGTGGACCGGCGGCTTGTTCGGCGCGGCATTTATCGCCACCAGCGTGTTCATGATCCCGCGTCTCGGCGTTGCTACTGTCGTGACCCTGGTGGTCGTCGGCCAGTTGCTCTGCTCGCTGGCCTTCGACCATTTCGGCGTGCTTGGCACACCGCAGCACCCTGCGACGCTGCTGCGGTTGCTCGGTGCCGCATGCCTGATCGCCGGCGCCGCGCTGGTCCGCGCATAG